The following are from one region of the Gemmatimonadota bacterium genome:
- a CDS encoding glycosyltransferase family 39 protein, producing MVFGATIRFHGLDWGLPWSFHIDERLFVVGKAILLERSVADGGVPNAGITSYGILPLWLLVAARQCLLPLVQRCVDAVHGDAFAGTVLLARWISAVWGIGAILLIRQWGLRWGRGTALTAAALAAGFPALVQASHFGTVEAPLVAFVVAGLWAAERLAERPSAARAVAGGVVLGLAASVKSPGVLLALPLMHAALSRREGAALRIAIGAGVAAAVALLLNPALLPWLGGGNPGAGAGEHTTLIGNLRRAYSPDFHDWTLPYARAIPGWWEATRILPYAVGILPALAAAAGTVLCVRRRKARDQRLLLMLVPLVVLLLAARVKTVRFLLPALPALAILAAEAARMFGERFERFRVSAPAALALSTMAAGLAFTAVYAGPDTRVAAARWLDRNVTGDEVIALEDPPGYGPPLGSPVPELRRPRHRVEMLWNRFYTGHERRTETERARHLSRILDRCDVLALSEGHRAEFTAAPELRPVEAAFYADLDAGRLPFRRVAVFESEPRLGPVILSDGGAEPLMRVFDHPRIEIWRKAAAPSDAAPGGAK from the coding sequence GTGGTATTCGGCGCGACCATTCGCTTTCATGGCCTCGACTGGGGGCTGCCCTGGTCGTTCCACATCGACGAGCGTCTCTTTGTCGTGGGGAAGGCGATTCTCCTGGAGCGGAGCGTCGCGGACGGCGGGGTTCCGAACGCCGGCATTACCTCCTACGGGATTCTCCCGCTGTGGCTTCTGGTGGCGGCGCGCCAGTGTCTCCTTCCGCTGGTTCAGCGGTGCGTGGACGCCGTGCATGGAGATGCCTTCGCGGGGACGGTGTTGCTCGCGCGGTGGATCTCTGCCGTGTGGGGCATCGGGGCGATCCTCCTGATTCGGCAGTGGGGCCTGCGATGGGGAAGGGGAACCGCGCTGACGGCGGCCGCGCTCGCGGCGGGATTCCCGGCACTCGTGCAGGCATCTCACTTCGGAACGGTGGAAGCGCCTCTTGTGGCGTTCGTGGTCGCGGGGCTGTGGGCGGCCGAACGGCTTGCGGAGCGCCCGTCGGCGGCGCGCGCGGTCGCGGGCGGCGTGGTGCTCGGGCTTGCGGCCTCCGTGAAGTCGCCCGGCGTGCTGCTGGCGCTCCCGCTGATGCACGCCGCCCTCTCTCGCCGGGAAGGCGCGGCTCTTCGGATCGCCATCGGCGCGGGCGTCGCCGCTGCGGTCGCTCTCCTGCTGAACCCGGCGCTCCTGCCGTGGCTTGGCGGGGGGAACCCCGGCGCGGGTGCGGGCGAACACACGACGCTGATCGGGAACCTCCGCCGCGCCTATTCGCCTGACTTCCACGACTGGACGCTGCCCTACGCACGCGCCATTCCCGGATGGTGGGAGGCGACGCGGATCCTACCGTACGCGGTGGGCATTCTGCCTGCCCTGGCGGCGGCCGCGGGCACGGTGCTGTGCGTGCGCCGTCGCAAGGCTCGTGACCAGCGGCTGCTGCTGATGCTGGTGCCGCTGGTCGTTCTCCTGCTGGCTGCACGGGTGAAGACCGTCCGCTTCCTGCTTCCCGCGCTGCCGGCGCTGGCGATCCTCGCGGCGGAGGCGGCGCGCATGTTCGGCGAGCGGTTCGAGCGCTTTCGCGTCTCGGCACCCGCGGCGCTCGCTCTTTCGACGATGGCGGCGGGGCTTGCGTTTACGGCCGTCTATGCCGGGCCGGATACGCGCGTGGCGGCCGCGCGGTGGCTCGATCGAAATGTGACGGGAGACGAGGTCATCGCCCTGGAGGACCCCCCCGGATACGGACCTCCGCTCGGGTCGCCGGTGCCGGAGTTGCGTCGGCCCCGGCACCGCGTGGAGATGCTGTGGAATCGCTTCTACACGGGGCACGAGCGAAGGACCGAAACCGAGCGCGCCCGACACCTGTCGCGAATACTGGATCGATGCGATGTGCTGGCGCTCTCCGAAGGGCATCGCGCGGAGTTCACGGCCGCACCCGAACTTCGCCCCGTGGAGGCCGCGTTCTACGCGGATCTCGACGCGGGGCGGCTTCCGTTCCGGCGCGTCGCCGTGTTTGAGTCGGAGCCGCGTCTCGGGCCGGTCATTCTCTCGGACGGGGGTGCGGAACCGCTGATGCGCGTGTTTGACCACCCGAGGATTGAGATCTGGCGAAAGGCGGCGGCCCCGTCCGACGCCGCACCGGGGGGCGCAAAGTGA
- a CDS encoding heavy metal translocating P-type ATPase: MDRIVFDIEGMRCAGCVSSLEKSLRAVPGVAEATVDLLSKKAEVAWKDAPGDDAAVVQAVHALGFSATVSAPRTGGDDAGAGLGDGVAESAATDAVRRVWWRFAFTMASAVATTVVAARWMGGDEATAATARWVLFGLTAPVYLGSGSEFLRGAVRAARHRATDMNTLVALGTGAAFLYSTVVTAAPGWIASMGLPLEVYFGAVPWVIGLVMLGRILEDRAKRRASSAVRDLAGLAPLSARVVIDGTERDIPLAEVAVGDLVRVRPGESIPVDGVVAEGTTSVDESMLTGEPLPVAKTAGDSMTGGTANGTGGVLLRATGVGEDTALARIVQMLERAMTSKPAIQRLADRVAGVFVPGVLGIGVVAFALWWAFGPAPAFLHALHVFVTVLIIACPCAMGLAVPAAVSVATGRAARRGILVRSGAVLEMAHRVDTVVLDKTGTVTEGRPVVESVYALAGYDEARVLSCAAAVERASEHPLAEAVAQFASARNAPVREALSVRAHAGRGIAATVDGIPVLVGSARFLDENGVDGSSLAAVAAEGDRAARTMVFVAIGGEAAGAILVTDPVKAGSAEAVAALRARGIRVILLTGDRRGTADAVAAAVGVDRVEAEALPEDKIGVVRELRAEGAVVAMVGDGINDAPALAEADVGIAMGSGTDIAMAAADITLVRGDLRGVPAAIDLSAAAMRIIRQNLFWAFGYNTVGIPIAAGVLYPWTGVLLPPVFASAAMALSSVSVVSNSLRLARWRG, translated from the coding sequence ATGGATCGCATCGTGTTCGATATCGAGGGGATGCGTTGCGCGGGATGCGTGTCTTCCTTGGAGAAGTCATTGCGCGCAGTTCCCGGCGTGGCCGAAGCGACGGTGGATCTCCTGTCGAAGAAGGCGGAGGTTGCGTGGAAGGATGCGCCGGGCGATGACGCGGCGGTGGTTCAGGCGGTTCACGCGCTCGGGTTCTCGGCGACCGTTTCCGCGCCGCGCACCGGGGGGGACGACGCCGGCGCGGGTCTCGGGGATGGCGTGGCGGAGTCCGCAGCCACGGACGCGGTTCGTCGCGTGTGGTGGCGCTTTGCGTTCACGATGGCGTCCGCGGTCGCGACCACCGTCGTTGCTGCCCGCTGGATGGGGGGCGATGAGGCCACCGCAGCGACCGCACGATGGGTGCTGTTCGGGCTGACCGCGCCTGTCTACCTGGGCTCCGGCAGTGAGTTCCTGCGAGGCGCAGTGCGTGCCGCGCGTCATCGCGCGACCGACATGAACACGCTGGTCGCACTCGGGACCGGGGCGGCATTCCTCTACTCCACGGTGGTCACGGCGGCGCCGGGATGGATCGCGTCGATGGGGTTGCCGCTGGAGGTCTACTTCGGCGCGGTGCCGTGGGTGATCGGGCTTGTGATGCTCGGACGAATCCTGGAAGACCGCGCAAAGCGTCGCGCGTCATCCGCGGTGCGGGACCTGGCCGGGCTTGCGCCGTTGTCCGCACGCGTGGTGATCGACGGCACCGAACGCGATATCCCGCTGGCGGAAGTGGCCGTGGGTGACCTCGTGCGCGTGCGTCCGGGCGAGTCGATCCCCGTGGACGGCGTCGTGGCCGAAGGGACCACCTCCGTCGATGAGTCGATGCTCACCGGGGAACCGCTTCCCGTCGCGAAGACCGCGGGCGACTCCATGACCGGCGGGACCGCAAACGGTACGGGCGGCGTCCTTCTTCGCGCGACCGGCGTCGGCGAGGACACCGCGCTTGCGCGCATCGTACAGATGCTGGAACGCGCGATGACTTCGAAACCCGCCATCCAGCGACTGGCCGACCGCGTTGCCGGTGTGTTCGTGCCCGGAGTGTTGGGGATCGGTGTCGTGGCGTTCGCGCTCTGGTGGGCGTTCGGCCCGGCCCCGGCCTTTCTGCACGCGCTCCATGTCTTCGTGACCGTGCTGATCATCGCGTGCCCGTGCGCCATGGGGCTGGCTGTGCCCGCCGCAGTCTCGGTGGCGACCGGTCGCGCGGCCCGTCGCGGGATTCTGGTGCGCAGCGGCGCGGTTCTGGAGATGGCCCATCGTGTGGATACGGTGGTTCTCGACAAGACGGGCACCGTGACCGAAGGGCGTCCGGTGGTGGAATCCGTGTACGCCCTCGCGGGGTACGACGAGGCGCGCGTTCTCTCCTGCGCGGCGGCGGTGGAGCGTGCGTCCGAGCATCCGCTGGCGGAGGCGGTCGCGCAGTTCGCTTCAGCGCGCAACGCGCCGGTTCGAGAGGCGCTCTCCGTGCGCGCGCACGCGGGGCGTGGCATTGCCGCGACGGTCGACGGCATTCCCGTGCTGGTGGGATCGGCCCGTTTCCTGGACGAGAACGGCGTGGACGGGTCGTCGCTCGCCGCGGTCGCCGCCGAGGGCGATCGCGCGGCACGCACGATGGTGTTCGTCGCCATCGGGGGAGAGGCGGCGGGTGCGATTCTCGTCACCGACCCCGTGAAAGCGGGGTCCGCCGAAGCGGTCGCCGCCCTTCGCGCACGCGGGATACGCGTCATTCTCCTGACCGGCGATCGTCGGGGGACGGCGGATGCCGTGGCCGCAGCGGTCGGAGTGGACCGGGTCGAGGCGGAAGCGTTGCCCGAGGACAAGATCGGGGTTGTGCGGGAACTTCGCGCGGAAGGGGCCGTCGTCGCCATGGTGGGTGACGGCATCAACGACGCGCCCGCGCTGGCGGAGGCCGATGTGGGGATCGCGATGGGGAGCGGTACGGACATCGCGATGGCGGCGGCGGACATTACTCTCGTGCGCGGTGATCTGCGCGGCGTTCCCGCCGCGATCGACCTCTCCGCGGCTGCCATGCGAATCATCCGGCAGAATCTGTTCTGGGCGTTCGGCTACAACACGGTCGGCATTCCGATTGCCGCGGGCGTTCTCTACCCGTGGACGGGCGTGCTCCTGCCGCCTGTCTTCGCAAGCGCGGCCATGGCGCTCAGTTCGGTCAGCGTGGTGTCGAACTCCCTGCGACTCGCGCGCTGGCGGGGATAG
- a CDS encoding YfhO family protein: MRRFLLRPTPLYLLLAVVFLSDAVFSGRAYLFRDVLTFFHPWQFAVREALRSGQLPFWNHDSFCGIPLLANLQSGVFYPVNWLYAALPFDAALTAGMVIHLALAGIGMHGFLRRAGAPSGGAFLGGAAFAFGTCCLSHLEFPMKLGAAVWLPFAWSGLWDAMRRGRRSGVALTAGSIALSVLAGYPQITLLGLLSAGLLAVALAVGVTRNPDLPRAERLHRLGALPVAGGIAGLISAIQLLPARSMATLSAKAAPYAADAALTRSLPPKGLLAAFDPFLFGFPGLDRYWGGEIVEYCFGAFFVGLPALVLAGGAMATAFRPAKPTHEAARFDRAVALFLTAGVALGVLLALGRHTPIYPFLHAHIPGFGRSRWPSTAVFLVAIHLAGLAGAGMTRFLTGEAPMRRAGWGAIALGVAGGAVAWAAQGPGLETIRAFQLSGTPGYQHGPYSAFAPEWIRALAVRSGLVFAAGAAAIAAARHAPWRSRAAGFWMVLVVLELLLAWRAVDAPVARGFYDAPAAGTAALSDELRHRRIYIPRGTDQLGNFLYGCRNPDAFAWAKNALLGNANIPARVAQARGAEPLNPRRHEAFAQAFASPHTPWEVKERIFDLWDAALLMDAPDVRPLSIPGITGEGPPLDRSRHEPQLGRATVLSDWRVHGEGEERALLGELLSDEHDPSRITLVEAGCGGTPDLPPEGEVAHTGEAGPAPPARRQLAWRNEPNAIRITGDGGSGGMLRVLESWDPGWTAEVDGRPSPVHRSDFLFLATPIPEGAREIVFRYRPPRFGTGVALSLAGLAAMAFLLISGRQTRQD, encoded by the coding sequence ATGAGACGATTCCTTCTTCGCCCGACGCCGCTGTACCTTCTGCTCGCGGTCGTGTTCCTTTCCGACGCGGTCTTCTCCGGGCGGGCCTACCTCTTCCGCGATGTGCTGACCTTCTTCCACCCGTGGCAGTTCGCGGTACGGGAAGCCCTGCGCAGCGGGCAGTTGCCCTTCTGGAACCACGACAGCTTCTGCGGGATTCCGCTCCTGGCCAATCTCCAGAGCGGCGTCTTCTATCCGGTGAACTGGCTCTACGCGGCGCTTCCGTTCGATGCGGCATTGACCGCCGGCATGGTGATCCACCTGGCGCTGGCAGGAATCGGGATGCACGGATTCCTGCGCCGGGCCGGAGCCCCGTCCGGCGGCGCGTTCCTCGGCGGGGCGGCCTTTGCGTTCGGCACCTGCTGCCTTTCGCACCTGGAGTTCCCGATGAAGCTGGGGGCGGCGGTCTGGCTTCCATTTGCGTGGAGCGGGCTGTGGGACGCCATGCGCCGGGGACGACGATCCGGCGTGGCGCTGACGGCCGGGAGCATCGCGCTGTCGGTTCTGGCGGGATATCCGCAGATCACGCTTCTGGGGCTTCTGTCCGCCGGATTGCTGGCGGTCGCGCTGGCCGTGGGTGTGACGCGAAACCCGGATCTGCCGCGCGCGGAGCGGCTCCACCGGTTGGGGGCACTCCCGGTCGCGGGGGGGATCGCGGGGCTGATTTCGGCAATACAACTCCTTCCCGCGCGGAGCATGGCCACACTGTCCGCAAAGGCGGCTCCCTACGCCGCCGACGCCGCCCTCACACGGTCGCTCCCGCCGAAAGGCCTCCTGGCGGCCTTCGACCCGTTCCTGTTCGGGTTCCCGGGTTTGGACCGGTACTGGGGAGGGGAGATCGTAGAATACTGTTTCGGCGCGTTCTTCGTGGGGCTGCCGGCGCTGGTACTCGCGGGCGGAGCCATGGCGACGGCGTTCCGCCCGGCGAAGCCCACGCACGAGGCGGCCCGGTTTGACCGCGCCGTCGCGCTCTTTCTGACGGCGGGCGTGGCTCTGGGTGTCCTGCTGGCGCTCGGACGGCACACGCCGATCTACCCGTTTCTTCATGCGCATATCCCCGGTTTCGGCCGGTCCCGGTGGCCGTCGACCGCCGTGTTTCTCGTGGCGATTCATCTCGCCGGACTCGCGGGAGCGGGAATGACGCGGTTCCTCACGGGCGAAGCCCCCATGCGGCGAGCCGGATGGGGAGCGATCGCGCTGGGTGTCGCGGGGGGCGCGGTCGCCTGGGCGGCGCAAGGCCCGGGGTTGGAGACGATCCGTGCGTTCCAGCTCTCCGGCACACCGGGGTATCAGCATGGGCCGTACAGCGCGTTCGCGCCGGAGTGGATTCGCGCGCTCGCCGTTCGATCGGGACTGGTCTTCGCCGCCGGCGCGGCCGCCATTGCCGCCGCGCGACATGCTCCATGGCGAAGCCGCGCGGCCGGGTTCTGGATGGTCCTGGTGGTGCTGGAACTGCTGCTTGCATGGCGTGCCGTCGACGCGCCCGTCGCCCGCGGATTCTACGACGCTCCTGCCGCAGGCACCGCGGCCCTTTCTGATGAACTCCGCCATCGCCGAATCTACATCCCGCGCGGGACTGACCAGCTGGGGAACTTCCTCTACGGATGCCGAAACCCGGACGCCTTCGCCTGGGCGAAGAACGCGCTGCTCGGCAACGCGAACATCCCCGCGAGGGTCGCGCAGGCACGGGGGGCGGAACCGCTGAACCCGAGGCGCCACGAAGCCTTCGCGCAGGCGTTTGCCTCACCGCATACGCCATGGGAGGTCAAGGAGCGCATCTTCGATCTGTGGGATGCGGCGCTTCTGATGGACGCGCCGGATGTCCGCCCGCTGTCCATTCCGGGCATCACGGGGGAAGGGCCGCCGCTCGACCGGAGCCGCCACGAACCGCAGCTGGGGAGGGCCACGGTTCTTTCCGACTGGCGCGTTCACGGCGAGGGGGAAGAGCGCGCACTGCTCGGCGAGTTGCTCTCCGATGAGCATGACCCGTCGCGGATCACGCTCGTGGAGGCGGGTTGCGGCGGCACGCCGGACCTGCCCCCGGAGGGCGAAGTGGCGCACACCGGCGAGGCGGGACCCGCGCCCCCCGCGAGACGACAGCTTGCGTGGAGGAACGAGCCGAACGCCATCCGCATCACCGGCGACGGCGGATCGGGTGGAATGCTCCGCGTACTGGAGAGCTGGGACCCCGGCTGGACCGCGGAAGTGGACGGCAGACCTTCGCCGGTCCATCGCTCGGACTTCCTCTTTCTGGCCACCCCGATCCCCGAGGGTGCGCGGGAGATCGTGTTCCGGTATCGTCCGCCCCGGTTCGGCACGGGCGTTGCGCTGTCGCTGGCCGGACTGGCGGCGATGGCGTTTCTTCTGATCAGCGGACGGCAGACGAGACAGGATTGA
- the arsS gene encoding arsenosugar biosynthesis radical SAM protein ArsS (Some members of this family are selenoproteins.), with amino-acid sequence MASKRTSLVARQSELASATRQRAILERANGHSTFRAKLEQSGLFPLTVSGVETLQVNVGRFCNQTCRHCHVDAGPDRTEIMSRDTARDCVRALARSDIPVLDITGGAPELCPSFRYLVKEARALGRRVIDRCNLTVLNLAAQGGLIEFLAEHQVEIVASLPSVDATATNEQRGSGVFEASMQALRKLNDAGYGRGGRLRLVIASNPAGPVLPCPQDATEAVFRKELCEKHGIRVDAVVTLANLPLSRFLESLLESGEYDRYMSTLVDAFNPCAASSAMCRTMVSVGWDGILFDCDFNQMLDLPVEKSAGRHIRDFDPSHHRGRRVATGRHCFGCTAGRGSSCGGETACG; translated from the coding sequence TTGGCATCAAAGAGGACCTCTCTGGTAGCCCGCCAGTCCGAACTGGCCTCGGCAACGCGGCAGCGAGCCATTCTGGAGAGGGCAAACGGGCACTCGACATTTCGAGCGAAGCTGGAGCAATCCGGGCTCTTTCCGCTGACCGTCTCAGGGGTGGAGACGCTGCAAGTCAATGTCGGGAGGTTCTGCAACCAGACCTGTCGGCACTGCCATGTGGACGCGGGGCCGGACCGAACCGAGATCATGAGCCGGGACACCGCGCGGGATTGTGTGCGTGCGCTCGCGCGATCCGACATCCCGGTGCTGGACATCACGGGCGGTGCGCCGGAGCTTTGCCCGAGTTTCCGCTATCTGGTGAAGGAGGCCCGCGCGCTGGGGCGACGCGTGATCGATCGCTGCAATCTCACGGTGCTGAATCTTGCCGCGCAGGGGGGCCTCATCGAGTTCCTCGCGGAGCATCAGGTGGAGATCGTGGCCAGCCTCCCGTCGGTCGACGCAACCGCGACGAACGAGCAGCGAGGGAGCGGCGTTTTCGAAGCATCCATGCAGGCTCTTCGGAAGCTGAACGATGCCGGATACGGGCGCGGCGGTCGGCTTCGGCTTGTGATCGCCAGCAATCCGGCGGGCCCGGTGCTTCCCTGTCCGCAGGACGCGACGGAAGCGGTCTTCCGAAAGGAACTCTGTGAGAAGCACGGCATTCGGGTCGACGCCGTCGTCACGCTGGCGAACCTCCCCCTCAGCCGGTTTCTGGAGTCCCTTCTGGAGAGTGGGGAGTACGACCGGTACATGTCCACGCTGGTGGATGCGTTCAATCCTTGCGCGGCCTCGTCGGCCATGTGTCGAACGATGGTCTCGGTCGGGTGGGACGGCATTCTCTTCGACTGCGACTTCAACCAGATGCTGGACTTGCCCGTAGAGAAGTCGGCGGGGCGGCACATCCGCGACTTCGACCCCTCGCACCATCGCGGACGGCGCGTTGCCACGGGCCGCCACTGCTTTGGATGTACTGCGGGACGCGGGTCCAGTTGCGGCGGAGAGACCGCGTGCGGATGA
- a CDS encoding membrane dipeptidase — protein MTVVDGHLDMAFNRFFAGRDPRRSALEIRREERDSSRGPFGGECMVGLPELRAGRVAVVFGTQFLLPESALESIPELDAEKIPPGTVYRTAEEAEEFAKGQLDFYRELGREAGSGFRMIGSVADLDAVLAGWEDDGTGDVGIVPLMEGADPIRSPGEAAAWFASGVRIVGLSWRRTRAAGGTGAPGPLTDEGRELLPALSAAGMVLDLSHAAEESFFEALELFDATVIASHSNPRALCPGDRQLSDSMISALASRGGIIGMVPYNRMLATGDAAKRVPMRRVAEAAHHVAQLAGTHRAVAIGSDFDGGFGAESSPEGLDTVADLPRLAGGLADLGFTDGEIADILGGNWIRLLREALPGS, from the coding sequence ATGACCGTGGTGGACGGGCATCTCGACATGGCCTTCAACCGGTTCTTCGCCGGCCGGGATCCGCGACGGTCCGCACTGGAGATCCGGCGGGAGGAGCGCGACTCCTCGCGCGGCCCTTTCGGCGGCGAGTGCATGGTCGGGCTGCCGGAGCTTCGCGCCGGGCGCGTGGCGGTCGTCTTCGGAACGCAGTTTCTGCTGCCGGAGTCGGCGCTGGAGTCGATTCCGGAACTGGACGCGGAGAAGATTCCCCCCGGGACGGTGTACAGGACCGCGGAGGAAGCGGAGGAGTTCGCGAAGGGCCAGCTGGACTTCTATCGGGAGCTGGGGCGGGAGGCCGGTTCCGGATTCCGAATGATCGGGAGCGTGGCGGATCTGGACGCGGTGCTGGCCGGATGGGAGGACGACGGCACGGGGGATGTCGGGATCGTGCCGCTCATGGAGGGCGCGGATCCCATTCGCTCTCCCGGGGAGGCGGCCGCCTGGTTTGCCTCGGGCGTACGCATCGTGGGGTTGTCGTGGCGCCGAACGAGGGCCGCGGGAGGCACCGGCGCGCCGGGGCCGCTGACGGACGAGGGGCGCGAACTGCTCCCCGCCCTCTCCGCCGCGGGGATGGTGCTGGATCTGTCCCACGCGGCCGAGGAGTCGTTCTTTGAAGCGCTGGAGCTCTTCGACGCCACGGTGATTGCGTCGCACTCGAATCCGCGCGCACTCTGCCCGGGGGACCGGCAACTCTCCGATTCCATGATCTCGGCGCTCGCCTCACGAGGCGGGATCATCGGAATGGTGCCCTACAACCGGATGCTCGCGACGGGAGACGCGGCAAAGCGGGTGCCGATGCGGCGCGTCGCCGAGGCGGCCCACCATGTGGCGCAACTTGCCGGAACGCACCGGGCGGTGGCCATCGGGAGCGATTTCGACGGTGGATTCGGTGCGGAATCCTCGCCGGAAGGTCTGGATACGGTGGCGGACCTTCCTCGCCTCGCGGGCGGACTGGCCGATCTCGGCTTTACCGACGGCGAGATAGCGGACATTCTCGGAGGGAACTGGATTCGCCTCCTTCGAGAGGCCCTTCCCGGGAGCTGA
- the ispH gene encoding 4-hydroxy-3-methylbut-2-enyl diphosphate reductase, which produces MTARDTPVLEIIVAHSAGTCFGVEDAIELAEDKRQPILGQLVHNPLTVKRLSDQGIPILERYSDLDELEGRGTKEVIITAHGYPRELKEALAARGIVYHDATCPVLLKWVYGKILHFEERGYRVILIGNPDHAEIIASRSYGTDIHVVYSPEDVAALPDDPGRTVAVCQTTITREKFEYLVGEIRATKYPDLKAIDTRCKPVKNQQRAIERLAEWVDAMVIVGGFNSSNTTNLARISRIRLPERTYHIDDADMVEAGWLDGVEHLGIGAGTSTPKSQIRAVQQRIAELFPGRIVYRTEDRRGELQRDDFGEDDEV; this is translated from the coding sequence ATGACCGCACGCGACACGCCGGTTCTGGAGATCATCGTCGCGCACAGCGCGGGAACCTGCTTCGGCGTGGAAGACGCCATTGAACTCGCCGAGGACAAGCGCCAGCCCATCCTCGGGCAGCTCGTCCACAACCCGCTCACGGTGAAGAGACTCTCCGATCAGGGAATCCCCATTCTGGAGCGGTATTCCGACCTCGACGAGTTGGAGGGGCGCGGTACGAAAGAGGTCATCATCACTGCCCACGGGTATCCCAGGGAACTGAAGGAGGCGCTCGCGGCGCGCGGCATTGTCTACCATGACGCGACCTGCCCGGTGCTGCTCAAGTGGGTCTACGGGAAGATCCTCCACTTCGAGGAGCGCGGCTATCGCGTCATTCTCATCGGCAACCCGGACCATGCGGAGATCATCGCCAGCCGTTCGTATGGAACGGACATCCATGTGGTGTACTCCCCGGAGGATGTCGCTGCGCTGCCCGACGATCCGGGCCGGACGGTGGCCGTCTGTCAGACGACGATCACCCGCGAGAAGTTCGAGTACCTCGTCGGCGAGATTCGGGCTACGAAGTATCCGGACCTCAAGGCGATCGACACCCGGTGCAAACCGGTGAAGAACCAGCAGCGCGCCATCGAGCGCCTGGCGGAGTGGGTGGACGCCATGGTGATCGTCGGCGGGTTCAACTCCTCGAACACGACCAATCTGGCGCGCATCTCCCGGATCCGGCTTCCGGAACGGACCTATCACATCGACGACGCCGACATGGTAGAGGCAGGCTGGCTCGACGGCGTGGAGCACCTGGGCATCGGCGCGGGGACCTCCACGCCAAAGAGCCAGATCCGTGCCGTACAGCAGCGGATCGCGGAACTCTTCCCGGGGCGCATCGTCTACCGCACGGAGGATCGGCGGGGAGAACTCCAACGCGACGACTTCGGAGAGGACGACGAAGTCTGA
- the galE gene encoding UDP-glucose 4-epimerase GalE gives MEVLVTGGAGYIGSVVAERLLEAGHHPVVLDNLSRGHRAAVPPDADFLNVDLRDRAALAAALGGRRLDAVMHLAASSLVGESMEKPGHYFENNVTAGIHLVEEAMAAGADRFVFSSTAATYGEPDRTPITEDFPTEPTNVYGESKLAFERILQWYRRLKGLRVISLRYFNAAGASAERGEDHDPETHLIPLVLDAAAEGGELAIFGGDYPTPDGTCIRDYIHILDLADAHLCAMDAVDRGEGGAFNLGNGAGFSVKEVVQVAETVTGKTLRTRVEARRPGDPPALVADSARARKVLGWAPAHASLEDILESAWRWRSMHPGGYGDSA, from the coding sequence ATGGAAGTATTGGTCACTGGCGGCGCCGGATACATCGGGAGCGTGGTGGCAGAGCGCCTTCTGGAGGCGGGCCATCACCCGGTCGTTCTGGACAACCTCAGTCGCGGGCACCGGGCTGCGGTTCCTCCGGATGCGGACTTTCTGAATGTGGACCTGCGCGACCGGGCCGCTCTGGCGGCCGCACTGGGCGGCCGTCGACTGGATGCCGTCATGCACCTGGCCGCGTCCAGCCTCGTCGGGGAGTCTATGGAGAAGCCCGGCCACTACTTCGAGAACAATGTGACGGCCGGAATCCACCTGGTGGAAGAGGCGATGGCGGCCGGCGCGGATCGCTTTGTCTTCTCCTCTACCGCGGCGACCTACGGGGAACCGGACCGCACGCCCATCACGGAGGACTTCCCCACGGAACCGACGAATGTCTACGGGGAGTCGAAGCTCGCCTTCGAGCGCATCCTCCAGTGGTATCGTCGCCTCAAGGGGTTGCGTGTGATTTCGCTCCGCTACTTCAACGCTGCGGGAGCCTCCGCCGAGAGGGGGGAGGATCACGACCCGGAGACGCATCTCATCCCGCTTGTTCTGGACGCGGCGGCGGAAGGCGGGGAACTGGCGATCTTCGGCGGGGACTACCCCACACCGGACGGGACCTGCATCCGGGACTACATCCACATACTGGATCTCGCCGATGCACACCTGTGCGCCATGGACGCCGTGGATCGGGGAGAGGGCGGCGCGTTCAATCTGGGGAACGGGGCCGGGTTTTCCGTGAAAGAGGTCGTTCAGGTGGCCGAGACAGTCACAGGGAAGACGCTCCGCACGCGGGTGGAGGCAAGGCGCCCGGGAGATCCTCCCGCTCTGGTGGCGGATTCCGCGCGGGCCAGGAAGGTTCTGGGGTGGGCTCCGGCCCACGCGAGCCTGGAGGACATTCTGGAGAGCGCCTGGCGCTGGCGGTCGATGCACCCCGGGGGGTACGGAGATTCGGCCTGA